A single genomic interval of Bradyrhizobium sp. sBnM-33 harbors:
- the ubiG gene encoding bifunctional 2-polyprenyl-6-hydroxyphenol methylase/3-demethylubiquinol 3-O-methyltransferase UbiG, which produces MAMQQNSSAGLSGKGSTVDPAEVAKFSKLSDEWWDPKGKMAPLHKINPLRLAYIRDAACRKFERNARSLSCLSGLRILDIGCGAGLLCEPLTRLGAQVIGIDPSATNIAAAKLHADKGHLSIDYRCTTVEQMDHRERFDVVLAMEVIEHVTDVGAFLARCAAMVKPGGMMVVSTLNRNWKSFALAIVGAEYVLRWLPRGTHQWDKFVTPDELAQHLANNRLTITEQAGVVYNPLADRWSISSDMDVNYMVVAEGI; this is translated from the coding sequence ATGGCCATGCAGCAGAACTCCTCCGCCGGTTTGTCGGGCAAGGGCTCTACCGTCGACCCGGCCGAGGTCGCGAAATTTTCGAAATTGTCGGATGAGTGGTGGGACCCCAAAGGCAAGATGGCCCCGCTGCACAAGATCAACCCGCTGCGGCTCGCCTATATCCGCGACGCCGCCTGCCGCAAGTTTGAGCGTAACGCCAGGAGCTTGAGTTGCCTCTCGGGCCTGCGCATCCTCGATATCGGTTGCGGCGCTGGCCTGTTGTGTGAGCCGTTGACGCGGCTGGGCGCGCAGGTGATCGGGATCGATCCGTCCGCGACCAACATTGCCGCTGCCAAGCTGCACGCCGACAAGGGGCATCTGTCGATCGACTATCGCTGCACCACCGTCGAGCAGATGGACCACCGCGAGCGCTTCGACGTCGTGCTGGCGATGGAAGTGATCGAGCATGTTACCGATGTCGGGGCGTTCCTCGCCCGCTGCGCGGCGATGGTCAAGCCGGGCGGGATGATGGTGGTCTCGACGCTGAACCGCAACTGGAAGAGTTTTGCGCTCGCGATCGTCGGCGCGGAATATGTGCTGCGCTGGCTCCCGCGCGGCACCCATCAATGGGACAAGTTCGTCACGCCGGACGAACTCGCCCAGCACCTCGCCAACAACCGCCTCACCATCACCGAGCAGGCCGGCGTGGTCTACAACCCGCTCGCCGACAGATGGAGCATCTCGTCCGACATGGATGTGAACTACATGGTGGTGGCGGAGGGGATCTGA
- a CDS encoding DMT family transporter, producing MLSVAMLWIPFTIIAALGQVARNAMQRSLTGPLGTWGATNIRFLFGFPFSLVFFAIVIAVTGDPVPWPTAVFWPWLLLGALSQIVATGLMLLAMNDRSFVVTTAYLKTEAIQTAIFGFIFLSDRLTLLKVVAIMIATVGVVITALRPGGEKGFAELKPTIIGLVAAGCFALSAVGFRGAIITVPGVSFVTAASYTLVFGLFVQTLVLTVYLLARAPDVLMKIFGLWRPSMLAGFMGAFASQFWFLAFALTAAANVRTLALVEVLFAQAVSYYSFKQPLSARELSGIVLIVIGVALLVAA from the coding sequence ATGCTGTCCGTCGCCATGCTCTGGATTCCCTTCACTATCATCGCCGCGCTGGGCCAGGTCGCGCGCAATGCGATGCAGCGGTCGTTGACGGGGCCGCTCGGGACCTGGGGCGCGACCAATATCCGCTTCCTGTTCGGCTTTCCGTTCTCACTGGTCTTTTTCGCGATCGTGATCGCTGTAACAGGCGATCCCGTGCCGTGGCCGACGGCTGTATTCTGGCCGTGGTTGCTGCTGGGCGCGCTCAGCCAGATCGTCGCCACCGGCCTGATGCTGCTCGCGATGAACGATCGCTCTTTCGTCGTGACGACTGCATATTTAAAAACGGAGGCGATCCAGACCGCGATCTTCGGCTTCATCTTCCTCAGCGATCGTCTGACGCTGCTGAAAGTGGTCGCGATCATGATCGCAACCGTCGGAGTGGTCATCACCGCGCTGCGGCCCGGCGGCGAGAAGGGCTTTGCGGAGTTGAAGCCGACCATCATCGGCCTGGTTGCAGCGGGCTGCTTTGCGCTGTCGGCGGTTGGATTTCGCGGCGCGATCATCACGGTGCCCGGCGTCTCCTTCGTCACCGCGGCCTCCTACACGCTGGTGTTCGGACTGTTCGTGCAGACGCTGGTGCTGACGGTTTATCTGCTGGCCCGCGCGCCTGATGTGCTGATGAAGATTTTCGGGCTGTGGCGGCCCTCGATGCTCGCGGGCTTCATGGGCGCGTTCGCCTCCCAATTCTGGTTTCTGGCATTTGCGCTGACGGCCGCCGCCAACGTGCGCACGCTGGCGCTGGTCGAGGTGTTGTTTGCGCAGGCCGTGTCGTATTACTCGTTCAAGCAGCCGTTATCGGCGCGTGAATTGTCCGGTATTGTCCTGATCGTGATTGGTGTGGCGCTGCTGGTGGCAGCTTGA
- a CDS encoding methyltransferase domain-containing protein: MVSSSTAAPILFDRALLRARMERARRGGPVTFLLNRVREDMEERLQAVMRNFADVADIWTPGDLLRKPVADRFQSISRIDVDQSETLHLPPQSLDLAVSALAFQFVNDLPGVLAQIRRALKPDGLLLAAMIGGDTLTELRQSFAAAEAECEGGVSPRVVPFADLRDIGGLLQRVGLALPVTDLDRVVVRYDSAFSLMADLRRMAATNILIERRRTPTRRATMLRMAQIYAERFADTDGRIRATFDVIWLSGWAPHESQQKPLKPGSAKASLEAAVKKTAPK; encoded by the coding sequence ATGGTTTCGAGCTCGACCGCCGCACCCATCCTGTTCGATCGCGCACTCTTGCGCGCGCGGATGGAACGCGCGCGGCGTGGCGGGCCGGTGACGTTCTTGCTTAATCGCGTCAGGGAGGACATGGAGGAGCGGCTGCAGGCGGTGATGCGGAATTTTGCCGATGTCGCCGATATCTGGACGCCTGGCGATTTGCTGCGAAAGCCCGTCGCCGATCGCTTCCAGTCGATCAGCCGGATCGATGTCGATCAATCCGAAACGCTGCACTTGCCGCCGCAATCGCTCGACCTTGCCGTCTCGGCACTCGCATTCCAGTTCGTCAACGATCTCCCTGGCGTGCTGGCGCAGATCCGCCGCGCGCTCAAACCCGACGGATTGTTGCTGGCGGCGATGATCGGCGGCGATACGCTGACGGAGCTCAGACAATCTTTTGCCGCTGCGGAAGCTGAATGCGAGGGCGGGGTGTCGCCGCGCGTCGTGCCGTTTGCGGATTTGCGCGATATCGGTGGCCTGCTGCAGCGTGTAGGCTTGGCGCTGCCGGTCACCGACCTCGATCGCGTCGTGGTGCGCTACGACAGCGCGTTTTCGCTGATGGCCGATCTCCGGCGGATGGCTGCAACCAATATTTTGATCGAGCGGCGGCGGACGCCGACCCGTCGCGCCACCATGTTGCGGATGGCGCAGATTTACGCCGAACGCTTTGCCGATACCGACGGCCGCATCCGCGCGACCTTCGACGTGATCTGGCTGTCCGGCTGGGCGCCGCATGAGAGCCAGCAAAAGCCGTTGAAGCCGGGTTCGGCGAAAGCAAGCCTGGAAGCGGCGGTGAAGAAAACTGCTCCCAAGTAG
- a CDS encoding PH domain-containing protein, giving the protein MGRYIDDILQPGERVLYSTNAHWMFYLPAIAAWTVAIVFLVLSRMVTADALMLLCLALAAVAGLAALYWTATAWFHRWTTETDVTNMRVVHKTGFIKRRTFEMSLDKVESVDVNQSILGRIMNYGDVTIQGVGEGTQTISTISRPLAFRTAITTRPSGT; this is encoded by the coding sequence ATGGGGCGTTATATCGATGATATCCTGCAGCCCGGCGAGAGGGTGCTGTATTCGACCAACGCGCACTGGATGTTCTATCTCCCGGCCATCGCGGCGTGGACTGTGGCGATCGTGTTTCTGGTGCTGTCGCGGATGGTCACCGCCGACGCGCTGATGTTGCTTTGCCTGGCGCTGGCTGCCGTCGCCGGACTTGCGGCATTGTATTGGACCGCGACAGCTTGGTTCCATCGCTGGACCACCGAGACCGACGTCACCAATATGCGAGTCGTCCACAAGACGGGCTTCATCAAGCGGCGAACCTTCGAGATGAGCCTCGACAAGGTCGAGAGCGTCGACGTCAACCAGAGCATTCTTGGCCGCATCATGAACTACGGCGACGTCACCATTCAGGGCGTCGGCGAGGGCACGCAAACCATTTCCACCATTTCGCGCCCGCTGGCGTTTCGCACCGCCATCACCACCCGACCGTCCGGCACCTGA
- a CDS encoding ComF family protein — MDAEASPPRSISSHLRGALRGCRDAFAHLPRLALDIALPTQCVSCREPVHGEGVCAACWAKLSFIAPPFCPRLGIPFVYDPGPELLSMEAIANPPAYQRARAAVRYDDVARTLVHALKYQDRTDLAPAMGRWMTRAGKELLDEADVLVPVPLHWRRGWSRRYNQSGALARVISRQTGVKLASEALRRIRATEQQIGLSRPQRASNVQGAFKVAADRVADIQGRRVILIDDVLTSGATTDVCARALLRAKAAQVDVLVFARVVDSHRAPI; from the coding sequence ATGGACGCCGAGGCATCACCACCACGCTCCATTTCCAGCCATCTGCGCGGCGCGTTGCGCGGCTGCCGCGACGCATTCGCGCATCTGCCGCGGCTCGCGCTCGACATCGCGTTGCCGACGCAGTGCGTTTCCTGCCGCGAACCGGTTCATGGCGAGGGCGTTTGCGCGGCATGCTGGGCGAAACTGTCGTTCATCGCTCCGCCGTTCTGTCCGCGACTCGGCATCCCCTTTGTGTATGACCCCGGTCCCGAATTGCTGTCGATGGAGGCGATCGCCAACCCGCCGGCCTACCAGCGCGCCCGCGCCGCGGTGCGCTATGACGACGTCGCCCGCACGCTGGTTCATGCGCTAAAATACCAGGATCGCACCGATCTGGCGCCGGCGATGGGCCGCTGGATGACCCGCGCAGGCAAGGAATTGCTCGATGAGGCCGACGTGCTGGTCCCGGTTCCCCTGCACTGGCGGCGCGGTTGGAGCCGCCGCTACAACCAGTCCGGCGCACTGGCGCGCGTGATTTCGCGCCAAACCGGCGTCAAACTGGCCTCCGAGGCGCTTCGCCGCATTCGCGCGACCGAGCAGCAGATCGGGCTGTCCCGGCCACAGCGCGCCAGCAATGTGCAGGGCGCCTTCAAGGTCGCCGCCGACCGCGTGGCCGACATCCAGGGCCGCCGCGTCATCCTGATCGACGACGTGCTGACGTCCGGCGCGACGACCGATGTTTGCGCCCGGGCGCTACTGCGCGCCAAGGCCGCGCAGGTCGACGTGCTGGTATTCGCGCGGGTTGTGGACAGCCATCGGGCTCCCATATAG
- the grxC gene encoding glutaredoxin 3, translating to MTAVEIYTRPGCGYCTAAKSLLTRKNAAFTERNVAADPAYRDQMYDRAGYGSTFPQIFIGTTHVGGCDELYALDRAGKLDALLAGEKAPS from the coding sequence ATGACCGCCGTTGAAATCTATACCCGCCCGGGCTGCGGCTACTGTACCGCCGCCAAATCGCTGCTGACGCGCAAGAACGCCGCGTTCACGGAACGGAACGTGGCCGCCGACCCGGCCTATCGCGACCAGATGTACGACCGCGCCGGCTACGGCTCGACCTTCCCTCAGATCTTCATCGGCACAACCCACGTCGGCGGCTGTGACGAGCTCTATGCACTGGACCGCGCAGGCAAGCTCGACGCTTTGCTGGCAGGAGAAAAGGCCCCCTCATGA
- a CDS encoding DUF1178 family protein, whose product MIRYNLRCEKGHAFESWFQSSAAYETQEKRRLVSCPNCGSVKVERAIMAPQIVSKKGREQAAPAPGAPAEVTGSESTPLLMAQERELRAKLKELRDHIVKNADNVGERFPNEARKMHYGDIEHRPIYGEASPDEARALIEEGVEVSPLPVLPEDRN is encoded by the coding sequence ATGATCCGCTATAACCTTCGCTGCGAGAAGGGCCATGCTTTCGAAAGCTGGTTTCAAAGCTCCGCGGCTTACGAGACCCAGGAAAAGCGCAGGCTGGTGAGCTGCCCGAATTGCGGCTCGGTCAAGGTCGAGCGCGCCATCATGGCTCCACAGATCGTCAGCAAGAAGGGCCGCGAGCAAGCCGCGCCCGCGCCGGGCGCGCCTGCGGAAGTAACCGGATCGGAATCGACGCCGCTGTTGATGGCGCAGGAGCGCGAGTTGCGCGCCAAGCTGAAAGAATTGCGCGATCACATCGTCAAGAACGCCGACAATGTCGGCGAGCGCTTCCCCAACGAAGCGCGCAAGATGCATTACGGCGATATCGAGCATCGCCCGATCTATGGCGAGGCCTCGCCCGACGAGGCCCGTGCGCTGATCGAGGAAGGCGTCGAGGTGTCGCCGCTGCCAGTGCTGCCGGAAGACCGGAATTGA
- a CDS encoding phosphotransferase, which produces MRGSLGEKINQGGTADIHAWAPGQVVKLFKEGFPPRLGQQEARMTQAVFAAGLPTPEVFGEVTLDGRFGIVLGRLDGPTLLQVTRSGAVTFAQAGAILASLGLSVHRMSPPPEAFHLRGWMDTAFRLSGDIVPKHIASGILALIDRLQQPGDGLCHGDIHPENVIMTADGPRLIDWTFTIRAPAALDHGFTHISLTEFALDVTDNPRRPLAVNAAAQSEYARLSGKPVAALRQAMETWLPIAIVRYFLLMGGPTSERWRRMMQRAEAGLRPQD; this is translated from the coding sequence ATGCGGGGATCCCTCGGGGAGAAGATCAACCAGGGCGGCACGGCGGACATCCACGCCTGGGCGCCAGGTCAGGTCGTAAAACTGTTCAAGGAAGGTTTCCCGCCGCGGCTCGGCCAGCAAGAGGCGCGGATGACCCAGGCAGTCTTCGCCGCCGGCTTGCCAACGCCGGAGGTGTTCGGCGAGGTGACGCTCGACGGACGCTTCGGCATCGTGCTCGGCCGCCTCGACGGACCGACATTGCTGCAGGTCACGCGCAGCGGCGCCGTGACGTTCGCCCAGGCGGGTGCGATCCTTGCGTCCCTCGGCCTGTCCGTTCACAGGATGTCGCCGCCGCCGGAGGCGTTCCATCTACGCGGCTGGATGGACACCGCCTTCAGGCTCTCGGGCGACATCGTGCCCAAGCACATCGCCTCCGGCATCCTCGCGCTGATCGACCGCCTGCAGCAGCCGGGGGACGGGCTGTGCCATGGCGACATCCACCCTGAAAACGTGATCATGACGGCGGACGGTCCGCGGCTGATCGACTGGACCTTTACGATCCGCGCGCCTGCGGCCCTCGATCATGGGTTCACTCACATCAGCCTGACCGAGTTTGCCCTCGACGTCACCGACAATCCGCGGCGGCCGCTTGCGGTCAATGCGGCCGCGCAATCCGAATATGCGCGGCTGTCCGGCAAGCCGGTAGCGGCGCTGAGGCAAGCGATGGAGACTTGGCTGCCGATCGCGATCGTCCGCTACTTCCTGCTTATGGGCGGGCCGACAAGCGAGCGATGGCGGCGGATGATGCAGCGCGCCGAAGCGGGCCTGCGCCCGCAGGACTGA
- a CDS encoding helix-turn-helix transcriptional regulator: MHLSTDPIDPQNQDVYALWDQLADFTVADGDAALTHLLSALRTMLSARNVLWGAVVRLPSPKRTDPLLGWRPRLVRVLDPIPAVAASVQKQYDTLWSDNVDLSQILSASGDEPFRVRLLFEALPPEWFEGEHYRRHYLDVGFADSISVRIALNDDVRIRLFVFRDAQAPRFSAHDGQRLGFTMRGLRWFHRQQLLSHGLLIADAALTPAERRVLLALLDGHAEKEIARKFDQSPNTTHFHVKSIYAKFGVRNRATLAALWLGKLR; this comes from the coding sequence ATGCATCTCTCCACGGATCCCATCGATCCGCAAAACCAAGATGTCTATGCACTGTGGGATCAGCTGGCCGACTTCACGGTCGCCGACGGCGACGCCGCGCTGACACACCTGCTGTCCGCACTGCGTACCATGTTGTCGGCACGCAATGTGCTATGGGGTGCGGTCGTGCGATTGCCTTCGCCGAAGCGGACCGATCCCTTACTTGGCTGGCGTCCGCGCCTTGTCCGGGTGCTTGACCCGATACCGGCCGTGGCGGCATCTGTGCAGAAGCAGTACGATACGCTCTGGTCCGACAACGTCGACCTGTCTCAGATTCTTTCCGCGTCGGGAGATGAGCCGTTCCGTGTCCGCCTGCTGTTCGAAGCGCTGCCGCCGGAATGGTTCGAGGGCGAGCATTATCGTCGGCACTATTTGGACGTCGGATTCGCCGACAGCATTTCAGTGCGCATTGCGCTCAATGACGACGTGAGGATCCGCCTGTTCGTGTTTCGCGATGCACAGGCACCTCGCTTCTCGGCGCACGACGGCCAGCGCCTGGGCTTCACGATGCGGGGGTTGAGATGGTTTCACCGTCAACAACTGCTCAGCCACGGCCTGCTCATCGCCGACGCGGCCCTGACACCCGCTGAGCGCAGGGTATTGCTCGCACTGCTCGACGGGCACGCGGAAAAGGAGATTGCGCGGAAGTTTGACCAAAGTCCGAACACCACGCACTTCCACGTCAAGTCGATCTACGCCAAGTTCGGCGTGCGCAACCGCGCGACGCTAGCCGCGCTCTGGCTCGGCAAGCTGCGATAA
- a CDS encoding MBL fold metallo-hydrolase, translated as MSDISRRDLTLGAAGAYAAFGLDKPITFVDAAYAQQSVTQPFRKYKVGDIEVFSLIDGMRDVPLREGMVRNVSVEQVKAALRTAGFPDNQAPLRFIVMALKLRDQVVLIDSGTGGHPIYGEGNGRLFESMAAAGLAPKAVKTILISHLHGDHIYGLMNNETNAQVFPDAEIVVPAAELKWWTRPGVESIDLGPTRKGLAHRIQATVATWKNVRPFEGEPELLPGVHTIQAPGHSPGMVAHLVTSGSKQFLISADVVNLAPHISTNPEWQLAIDQDPQMAVETRRKIFDRAVADKLTISGTHWLMPNVGTLAKDGNGYVFAAEG; from the coding sequence ATGTCCGATATCTCGCGTCGGGATCTGACACTTGGCGCAGCCGGTGCTTACGCTGCGTTTGGACTCGACAAGCCGATCACGTTTGTCGACGCGGCTTACGCTCAACAGTCCGTCACGCAACCTTTTCGCAAATACAAGGTCGGCGACATTGAAGTCTTCTCTCTGATTGATGGCATGCGCGACGTTCCGCTGCGGGAGGGCATGGTCAGGAATGTCAGCGTCGAACAAGTCAAGGCCGCGCTGCGCACTGCCGGTTTTCCCGACAATCAGGCGCCCCTGCGATTTATCGTCATGGCGCTCAAGCTGCGCGATCAAGTGGTCCTGATCGACTCGGGCACGGGCGGTCATCCGATTTATGGTGAGGGGAACGGCCGGCTATTCGAGAGCATGGCGGCGGCGGGCCTTGCCCCCAAGGCAGTCAAAACGATCCTCATCTCCCATCTTCACGGCGACCACATTTATGGTCTCATGAATAATGAGACCAATGCGCAGGTCTTCCCGGATGCCGAAATAGTGGTGCCCGCCGCGGAATTGAAATGGTGGACGCGCCCAGGCGTCGAGTCAATCGATCTCGGACCGACACGCAAAGGCCTCGCCCACCGCATTCAGGCTACAGTGGCGACTTGGAAAAACGTCAGGCCCTTTGAGGGAGAACCAGAACTCCTGCCCGGCGTGCACACCATTCAGGCGCCCGGCCATAGCCCGGGAATGGTCGCGCATCTGGTCACCTCCGGCAGCAAGCAGTTTCTGATCAGCGCTGACGTGGTCAATCTTGCGCCCCACATTTCAACGAATCCCGAGTGGCAGCTTGCTATCGACCAGGATCCGCAAATGGCTGTCGAAACGCGAAGGAAGATCTTCGATCGCGCGGTCGCCGACAAGCTCACCATTTCGGGTACTCACTGGTTGATGCCGAACGTCGGCACACTGGCCAAGGACGGCAACGGCTACGTATTCGCAGCCGAGGGATGA
- a CDS encoding aspartate kinase, with translation MGRLVMKFGGTSVANIDRIRNVARHVKREVDAGHDVAVVVSAMAGKTNELVDWCRDASPLHDAREYDAVVASGEQVTAGLLAIVLQGMGIQARSWQGWQIPIKTSDAHASARILEIDGSEIAARFKDRQEVAVIAGFQGINPQTHRITTLGRGGSDTSAVAIAAAIRADRCDIYTDVDGVYTTDPRVVPKARRLDKIAFEDMLELASLGAKVLQVRSVELGMVHNMPVFVRSSFDKPEDIDPHGTPPGTLICSEEEIMESHVVTGIAFSKDEAQISLRQIEDKPGVAAAIFGPLAEANINVDMIVQNVSEDGKTTDLTFTVPASDYHRARDTITSSKGKIGYARLDSATDVSKVSVIGSGMRSHAGVAAKAFKALSERNINIRAITTSEIKFSVLIDAAYTELAVRTLHTLYGLDQT, from the coding sequence ATGGGCCGCCTCGTGATGAAATTCGGCGGTACGTCCGTCGCCAACATCGATCGAATCCGCAATGTCGCGCGTCACGTCAAGCGTGAAGTCGATGCCGGGCATGACGTCGCCGTCGTGGTATCGGCCATGGCCGGCAAGACCAACGAGCTGGTCGACTGGTGCCGCGACGCTTCGCCGCTGCATGATGCGCGCGAATATGACGCCGTGGTGGCATCCGGCGAACAGGTGACCGCGGGCCTGCTCGCGATCGTGCTGCAGGGCATGGGCATCCAGGCCCGCTCGTGGCAAGGGTGGCAGATCCCGATCAAAACCTCGGACGCCCACGCCTCGGCGCGGATTCTCGAGATCGACGGCAGCGAGATCGCCGCTCGTTTCAAGGATCGTCAGGAAGTCGCCGTCATTGCCGGTTTTCAGGGCATCAACCCGCAGACCCACCGGATCACCACGCTCGGGCGCGGCGGTTCGGACACCTCGGCGGTGGCGATTGCAGCCGCCATCCGGGCCGACCGCTGCGACATCTATACCGACGTCGATGGCGTCTACACCACCGATCCGCGGGTGGTTCCCAAGGCGCGGCGGCTCGACAAGATCGCCTTTGAGGACATGCTGGAACTGGCCTCGCTGGGCGCCAAGGTTCTGCAGGTGCGCTCGGTGGAACTCGGCATGGTGCACAACATGCCCGTGTTCGTTCGTTCCAGCTTCGACAAGCCTGAGGATATCGACCCGCACGGCACACCGCCGGGCACGCTGATCTGCAGCGAGGAGGAAATCATGGAAAGCCACGTCGTCACCGGCATCGCCTTTTCCAAGGACGAAGCCCAGATTTCGCTCCGCCAGATCGAGGATAAGCCGGGCGTTGCCGCCGCGATCTTCGGCCCGCTGGCCGAGGCCAACATCAATGTCGACATGATCGTGCAGAACGTCTCCGAGGACGGCAAGACCACCGATCTCACCTTCACCGTTCCGGCCTCCGACTATCACCGCGCCCGCGACACCATCACCTCGTCGAAGGGCAAGATCGGTTATGCCCGGCTCGACAGCGCCACCGACGTGTCGAAGGTATCGGTGATCGGCAGCGGCATGCGCAGCCATGCCGGCGTCGCGGCGAAGGCGTTCAAGGCATTGTCCGAGCGCAACATCAACATCCGCGCCATCACCACCTCGGAGATCAAGTTTTCAGTGCTGATCGACGCCGCCTATACCGAACTCGCGGTACGCACGCTGCACACGCTCTACGGGCTCGACCAGACTTAG
- a CDS encoding DUF6647 family protein encodes MDSLIAIYIAWIVAQTDLSAPDHPPIHFVTPAEMAMRHGSPENSGLELQALYNRNEGSIYLPQGWRPDDLRQKSTLLHELVHHVQRSNNIVLPCIAAYERQAYELQIKWLREEGVTDPYELIKTNELGIYMVSVCRDGS; translated from the coding sequence TTGGATAGCCTGATCGCAATCTACATCGCATGGATCGTTGCCCAGACCGATTTGTCGGCTCCCGATCATCCGCCGATCCACTTCGTGACACCGGCGGAAATGGCAATGCGACACGGCTCGCCGGAAAATAGCGGGCTGGAGTTGCAGGCGCTCTATAATCGCAACGAGGGCTCAATTTACCTGCCTCAGGGCTGGCGACCCGATGATCTGCGACAGAAAAGCACTCTGCTGCATGAACTGGTGCACCACGTGCAGAGATCAAACAACATCGTCCTCCCCTGTATTGCTGCTTACGAACGCCAAGCATACGAACTGCAGATCAAATGGCTGCGGGAAGAAGGGGTGACCGATCCGTACGAGCTTATAAAAACCAATGAGCTGGGCATCTACATGGTTAGCGTATGCCGTGACGGGTCATAA
- a CDS encoding carbon-nitrogen hydrolase family protein encodes MSAGSTFNAAMVQMRTGLLPEPSLEQGINLIREAAAQGADYVLTPEVSNMMQLNRKALFEHLASEEDDLSLKAYRALAAELKIYLHIGSLALRFSPERAVNRSFLIGPDGNLLASYDKIHMFDIDLPGGESYRESANYQPGETAVISDLPWGRIGLTICYDVRFPALYRALAEAGASFLTVPSAFTRKTGEAHWHVLLRARAIETGCFVFAAAQAGMHENKRETYGHSLIIGPWGEILAEGGVEPGVFLAKIDTSRVETARRAVPSLQHGRRFGIADPKAGPEHLHIVRGSA; translated from the coding sequence ATGAGCGCTGGTTCCACCTTCAACGCGGCCATGGTGCAGATGCGCACCGGGCTGCTGCCCGAACCGAGCCTCGAACAGGGCATCAACCTGATCCGCGAGGCCGCAGCGCAAGGCGCCGACTACGTGCTCACGCCCGAGGTGAGCAACATGATGCAACTGAACCGCAAGGCGCTGTTCGAGCATCTCGCATCGGAAGAAGACGACCTCTCGCTGAAGGCCTATCGCGCGTTGGCCGCGGAGCTGAAGATTTATCTTCACATTGGCTCACTGGCGCTGCGCTTCTCGCCCGAGCGCGCCGTCAACCGCTCGTTCCTGATCGGGCCCGACGGCAATTTGCTCGCCAGCTACGACAAGATCCACATGTTCGATATCGACCTGCCCGGCGGCGAGAGCTATCGCGAATCCGCCAACTACCAGCCGGGCGAAACTGCCGTTATCTCGGACCTGCCGTGGGGCCGCATCGGGCTGACGATCTGCTACGACGTGCGGTTTCCGGCACTCTATCGCGCGCTGGCCGAGGCCGGCGCGTCATTCCTCACCGTCCCCTCGGCCTTCACCAGGAAAACCGGCGAGGCGCATTGGCACGTGCTGTTGCGCGCCCGCGCCATCGAGACCGGCTGCTTCGTGTTCGCCGCGGCGCAGGCCGGCATGCATGAGAACAAGCGCGAGACCTACGGGCATTCGCTGATCATCGGCCCCTGGGGCGAGATCCTCGCCGAGGGTGGCGTCGAGCCCGGCGTGTTCCTCGCCAAGATCGACACATCCAGGGTCGAAACGGCTCGGAGAGCCGTGCCGTCGCTGCAGCATGGCAGGCGCTTCGGCATTGCCGATCCCAAGGCCGGCCCCGAGCATCTGCACATCGTCCGGGGCTCGGCATGA